From a single Bacillus gobiensis genomic region:
- a CDS encoding alpha-galactosidase, which translates to MGIKFNEKNKTFHLQAKDTSYVMEIVRDGYLFHLYWGKKISEYHHSNHIQLLDRGFSGNPYKEDRTFSLDTLPQEYPQYGNTDYRKPAYQIQLENGSTISDLKYLSHTIYKGKRSLDGLPSTYIENEEEAETLDIKMEDRLTGLNVILSYTVYEQFNVITRSVRFINEGTQSLKLLSALSLCVDFRDSEFDFLHLHGAHLKERHIERQPLRHGIQSVESTRGASSHQHNPFIALLRKGTTEDSGEVYAFNFVYSGNFLAQVEVDQFKNTRVTMGINPFDFSWKLDPGEVFQTPEAVMVYSSEGLGDMSRTFHNLYRTRLARGTYRDKERPILVNNWEATYFDFNAEKILDIAKVGHELGIELFVLDDGWFSKRNNDTSSLGDWYVDREKIPDGLDNLARRVNHIGMEFGLWFEPEMISVDSDLYREHPDWCLHVTDRNRSESRNQLILDFSRDEVCEEITKRVCDILASVPISYVKWDMNRHMTEIGSAALPPERQRETAHRYMLGLYNVMDKITAAFPHVLFESCSGGGGRFDPGILYYMPQTWTSDNTDAVSRLKIQYGTSLVYPIVSMGSHVSAVPNHQVHRSISLDMRGDVAMSGNLGYELDLTQMSEAEKEIVKKQVSDYKKIRKLIQFGDFYRLQNPFEGNNAAWLFTDNNKTEAIVYFFRVLAEPAAPLTVLKLKGIDVSKQYKVVGTDNIYGGDELTYVGLSIPAEIKGDFQSYVWHLKEM; encoded by the coding sequence ATGGGAATTAAATTTAATGAGAAAAATAAGACGTTCCATTTGCAAGCTAAAGATACCAGCTATGTTATGGAAATTGTTCGAGACGGTTATCTTTTTCACTTGTATTGGGGGAAAAAGATAAGCGAATATCATCATTCAAATCATATACAGCTGCTAGACCGTGGATTTTCTGGAAATCCATATAAGGAAGATAGAACGTTTTCGTTAGATACTCTTCCACAAGAATATCCACAGTACGGCAATACGGATTATAGAAAACCAGCATATCAAATTCAGCTAGAAAACGGTTCAACCATATCCGACTTGAAATATCTATCTCACACAATCTATAAAGGAAAGCGCTCTTTGGATGGTCTGCCTTCTACATATATAGAAAACGAGGAAGAGGCCGAAACTCTCGACATTAAGATGGAAGATCGTTTAACAGGTTTAAATGTCATATTAAGTTATACCGTTTACGAGCAGTTTAATGTCATCACTCGATCAGTGCGTTTTATTAATGAAGGAACACAGTCATTAAAATTGTTAAGTGCTTTAAGTTTGTGTGTTGATTTTAGAGATTCCGAGTTTGATTTCTTACATCTTCACGGTGCCCACTTAAAGGAGAGACATATTGAAAGACAGCCGCTTCGTCATGGGATCCAGTCGGTTGAAAGTACGAGAGGAGCCAGCAGCCATCAGCATAATCCGTTTATTGCATTGTTAAGGAAAGGAACAACTGAAGATTCAGGCGAAGTCTACGCCTTTAACTTTGTTTATAGCGGGAATTTCTTGGCTCAGGTGGAAGTAGACCAGTTTAAAAATACTAGAGTAACCATGGGAATTAATCCATTTGATTTTAGCTGGAAGCTGGATCCGGGTGAAGTGTTTCAAACTCCGGAAGCGGTAATGGTTTACTCATCTGAAGGTCTTGGAGACATGTCGCGGACTTTTCATAATTTATATCGTACCCGCCTTGCAAGAGGAACCTACCGGGATAAAGAGCGCCCTATATTAGTGAATAACTGGGAAGCTACCTATTTTGATTTTAATGCAGAGAAAATTTTAGACATTGCAAAGGTAGGTCATGAATTAGGCATTGAGTTATTTGTTCTTGATGATGGTTGGTTTAGCAAGAGAAACAATGATACTTCTTCTTTAGGAGATTGGTACGTGGATCGCGAAAAGATTCCTGATGGTTTGGATAATCTTGCGCGGCGGGTCAATCATATTGGGATGGAATTTGGACTCTGGTTTGAACCGGAAATGATCTCTGTTGATAGTGACCTTTATCGTGAACACCCGGATTGGTGTCTCCATGTAACCGACCGTAATCGTTCGGAGAGCCGCAATCAATTAATTCTAGACTTCTCAAGGGACGAGGTTTGCGAAGAGATTACAAAGAGAGTTTGTGATATTTTAGCTAGCGTTCCGATCTCTTATGTAAAATGGGACATGAACAGGCATATGACAGAAATCGGCTCTGCTGCCCTTCCCCCAGAAAGACAAAGAGAAACAGCGCATCGTTATATGCTTGGCTTATATAACGTCATGGACAAAATCACAGCTGCTTTTCCACATGTTTTATTTGAAAGCTGCTCAGGCGGCGGGGGCAGATTTGATCCAGGAATTCTATACTATATGCCGCAGACATGGACAAGTGATAATACAGACGCAGTGTCACGTCTGAAGATTCAATATGGAACAAGCCTTGTTTATCCAATTGTATCTATGGGTTCACATGTTTCAGCAGTTCCAAATCACCAAGTGCACCGAAGTATCTCTTTAGATATGCGCGGTGATGTGGCGATGTCTGGTAATTTAGGATATGAGCTTGATTTAACTCAGATGTCTGAAGCCGAAAAAGAAATCGTCAAAAAACAAGTTTCCGACTACAAGAAAATACGAAAATTAATCCAGTTTGGAGATTTCTACCGCTTGCAAAACCCATTTGAAGGTAATAATGCAGCATGGTTATTCACCGATAACAACAAGACAGAAGCTATTGTATATTTTTTCAGGGTTTTAGCTGAACCAGCAGCACCATTAACAGTTTTAAAGCTTAAAGGAATTGATGTTTCTAAACAATATAAAGTCGTCGGAACCGATAACATTTATGGCGGTGATGAACTTACTTATGTTGGATTGAGCATCCCCGCAGAAATAAAAGGTGATTTCCAAAGTTATGTTTGGCATTTAAAAGAAATGTAG
- a CDS encoding ArsR/SmtB family transcription factor, producing MKRNDTCETYCYDEEKVNRIQEELKTNDISSIAKMFKVIGDNNRAKIAFSLTKDEELCVCDVANIIGTSIATASHHLRTLHKHGIVKYRKEGKLVFYSLDDEHIRQLIVIALAHQQEAYSHV from the coding sequence ATGAAAAGAAATGATACATGTGAAACGTATTGTTATGACGAAGAAAAAGTCAATCGGATACAGGAAGAATTAAAAACGAATGATATAAGCAGTATCGCCAAAATGTTTAAAGTGATTGGTGATAACAACCGTGCGAAAATAGCATTTTCCTTAACGAAGGATGAGGAATTGTGTGTGTGCGATGTGGCTAATATTATAGGGACTTCGATAGCTACCGCGTCTCACCACCTCAGGACTTTGCATAAGCATGGAATTGTGAAATATCGCAAAGAAGGAAAATTGGTTTTTTACTCATTGGATGATGAGCACATCAGGCAATTAATCGTCATTGCACTCGCACATCAACAGGAGGCGTACAGCCATGTCTAA
- a CDS encoding TetR/AcrR family transcriptional regulator gives MAKRATSSDRRADIVSAAVEVFAEIGYYRATTAQVAERAAISQPYVYRFFTKESLLVESLELSWQRIIAAFEQVINSAAPEQLEEGLIEAYEEIMHSHTNEILLQMQAQTIRETPIRDAMKKGMSQVKHLVQRAFEQAEITDAQQKTSDFLARGMLCNVSMAIDMPDLMVKR, from the coding sequence ATGGCTAAAAGAGCGACATCTTCGGATCGGCGCGCCGATATTGTGTCAGCTGCAGTTGAAGTGTTTGCAGAAATCGGCTATTATCGCGCTACCACGGCGCAAGTGGCTGAGCGTGCGGCGATATCCCAGCCTTATGTCTATCGTTTTTTTACGAAGGAGTCATTGCTTGTGGAATCACTTGAGTTATCATGGCAGCGCATCATTGCGGCATTTGAACAAGTGATCAATTCGGCCGCTCCTGAGCAGCTGGAGGAAGGGCTTATTGAGGCATACGAGGAGATTATGCATTCACACACTAACGAGATTCTGCTGCAAATGCAGGCGCAGACGATCCGCGAAACTCCAATCCGAGATGCGATGAAAAAAGGGATGAGTCAAGTAAAACACTTGGTTCAACGTGCTTTTGAGCAAGCTGAAATTACGGATGCACAACAGAAAACTTCAGATTTTCTGGCGAGAGGAATGCTGTGTAACGTATCGATGGCGATTGATATGCCGGATTTAATGGTTAAGAGATAA
- a CDS encoding LysR family transcriptional regulator: MNLHALKLFYIVTEMGSITMAAKELRISQPAVSSQLKKFEKELGLSLFKQEGRGISLTEFGIELAEKARNLFALEQQIELFVEDYRLARRGKLRIAATYLPANFLIPHWAASFKKENEDVELLITTTNSKGAFDRLQQYKADIAVFGGDMPGSHPTTIDAEELYEDELWFVVSPEHKYANQIVSLHQIIQEPFIMREKGSSTRERLFSLCQTYNVQPPMVSLQFNGLHEAIRSVMAGYGANFVSSIVVREYVERGLLARVFVNDIHLTNKIAICVRKTERQSELVKKFIDICKRETLSN; encoded by the coding sequence GTGAATCTGCATGCGTTAAAGCTCTTTTATATCGTGACAGAAATGGGAAGTATCACAATGGCTGCGAAAGAACTGCGAATTAGCCAGCCCGCAGTTTCGAGCCAGCTAAAGAAATTTGAAAAGGAGCTGGGTCTCTCCTTGTTTAAACAGGAAGGACGCGGAATTTCTTTAACGGAGTTTGGTATAGAGCTGGCGGAGAAAGCGCGAAATTTGTTTGCACTTGAACAGCAAATTGAGTTGTTCGTTGAGGATTATCGCCTGGCAAGACGCGGGAAATTACGGATCGCGGCTACCTATTTACCTGCTAACTTCCTTATCCCTCATTGGGCGGCAAGCTTTAAAAAGGAAAATGAGGACGTTGAGTTACTTATTACAACCACAAATTCAAAAGGTGCTTTTGATCGGCTGCAGCAATACAAAGCAGATATTGCCGTCTTCGGTGGCGATATGCCAGGGAGCCACCCGACAACCATCGATGCAGAAGAGCTTTATGAGGATGAATTATGGTTTGTCGTCTCCCCGGAACATAAGTACGCGAACCAAATCGTATCCTTACACCAGATAATACAAGAACCTTTTATTATGCGTGAAAAAGGAAGCTCAACGAGAGAGCGGCTGTTTTCATTATGTCAAACGTACAATGTCCAGCCGCCAATGGTATCATTGCAATTCAACGGTCTTCACGAAGCGATTCGTTCAGTCATGGCAGGTTACGGCGCAAATTTTGTCTCGTCGATTGTCGTCCGTGAATATGTAGAGCGGGGACTTCTAGCAAGAGTATTCGTCAACGATATCCATTTAACAAATAAAATTGCCATCTGTGTGCGCAAAACCGAAAGACAATCGGAGCTAGTAAAAAAGTTCATTGATATATGTAAACGGGAGACTCTTAGTAATTGA
- a CDS encoding cation diffusion facilitator family transporter produces the protein MEQQKYNDIKLGERGAIISIIAYICLSSLKLIIGYIAGSDALRADGLNNATDIVASIAVLIGLKLSRKPADQDHPYGHWKSETVASMVASFIMMAVGIQVLYDAVSSVFEGKQESPDLIAAMTGLFSALVMYFVYRYNKKLATKIKSHAVMAAAKDNLSDAWVSIGTVIGILGAQVYLPWLDPLTAIIVGLLICKTAWDIFRDASHQLTDGINEKEVESFKETVMDIYGVKGVRNIKARYYGSNAVVDVVILVNSNLDIRDAHEISTKVENELIRKHDVYDVHVHVEPN, from the coding sequence GTGGAGCAACAAAAATATAACGACATAAAACTTGGAGAACGCGGAGCCATTATTAGTATCATTGCATATATTTGTTTGTCTTCATTAAAATTAATTATTGGCTATATAGCAGGTTCTGACGCTCTAAGAGCTGATGGTTTAAATAATGCCACTGATATCGTTGCCTCGATCGCTGTTCTAATCGGATTAAAGTTATCTCGTAAGCCCGCAGATCAAGATCATCCTTATGGGCACTGGAAATCCGAAACGGTTGCCTCGATGGTTGCTTCTTTTATTATGATGGCTGTTGGAATCCAGGTGTTATATGATGCAGTGTCTTCCGTTTTTGAGGGAAAGCAAGAATCTCCGGATTTAATTGCTGCAATGACTGGACTTTTCAGTGCGCTAGTGATGTACTTTGTTTATCGGTATAATAAAAAGCTAGCCACCAAAATTAAAAGTCACGCAGTAATGGCTGCTGCTAAAGATAATCTTTCTGATGCTTGGGTTAGTATTGGTACTGTAATCGGTATACTAGGGGCTCAAGTTTATCTTCCTTGGCTCGATCCGTTGACTGCAATCATCGTAGGGTTATTAATTTGTAAAACAGCTTGGGATATTTTTCGAGATGCGTCTCATCAATTAACAGACGGTATTAATGAAAAAGAAGTAGAATCCTTCAAGGAAACTGTGATGGATATCTACGGAGTAAAAGGCGTTAGGAATATAAAAGCAAGATATTATGGAAGTAACGCTGTAGTGGACGTAGTTATTCTTGTTAATTCTAATTTGGATATAAGAGACGCCCATGAGATTTCTACAAAGGTTGAAAATGAATTGATTCGAAAGCATGATGTATACGATGTGCATGTTCATGTAGAGCCTAATTAA
- a CDS encoding MFS transporter, whose product MGKLSKDFWLFGSFFYLYYFIWAVCTTFFSLWLTNKMGLTSTEAGIVFSAVAIAAMCFQPFFGIISDKLGFKKNLMWVFIALLVFIAPFFIYIFPFLLQSNIFLGAIIGGAYLGACFNGGCGAIEAYIEKVSRVKSFEYGQVRMFGSLGAATAVFITGRLFSTDPNLLYWISSLAAVVLAIVFALTKITNNNEMKKTEIQEATSKKSILETFKNRKFWFLIIYVVGVGCIYEVFDQQFPVYFTQFFSSPSEGAGVFGNLLTIQTFMEACVMIIAPFFIIKIGAKNALIYCGCIMSIRIIGSGFADDAVVIILLKLMHALEVPILLVAIFKYINEHFNAELSATIYLIAFQFSKQVGATFLSAIAGNMYDTVGFKDAYLLLGFIALFFTIISVFTLSGSSRIRKNPSITETA is encoded by the coding sequence TTGGGGAAATTAAGCAAAGATTTTTGGTTATTCGGGAGTTTTTTCTATCTGTATTACTTTATATGGGCTGTCTGTACGACATTTTTTTCACTTTGGTTAACGAACAAAATGGGGTTAACATCTACTGAAGCTGGTATCGTGTTTTCAGCTGTAGCGATAGCTGCAATGTGTTTCCAGCCTTTTTTTGGAATCATTTCTGATAAGTTAGGGTTTAAAAAGAACCTCATGTGGGTTTTTATTGCTCTATTAGTTTTTATTGCTCCGTTTTTCATTTATATTTTCCCTTTTTTACTTCAAAGTAACATTTTTTTAGGGGCCATAATTGGAGGCGCTTACCTGGGGGCCTGTTTTAATGGGGGCTGCGGTGCAATTGAAGCGTATATTGAAAAAGTGAGCCGTGTAAAAAGCTTTGAATACGGCCAAGTAAGAATGTTCGGAAGTTTGGGGGCTGCAACTGCCGTATTTATTACAGGTCGTTTATTTAGCACCGATCCCAATCTGCTCTATTGGATAAGTTCACTAGCAGCCGTTGTATTAGCTATTGTTTTTGCATTAACAAAAATAACGAATAATAACGAAATGAAGAAAACTGAAATACAGGAAGCAACATCTAAAAAATCAATACTTGAGACGTTCAAAAACAGAAAATTTTGGTTTTTAATTATATATGTTGTCGGCGTCGGTTGTATTTATGAAGTATTTGACCAACAATTTCCGGTTTACTTTACCCAATTCTTTTCCTCGCCATCTGAAGGTGCTGGAGTGTTTGGCAATTTGTTAACGATTCAAACCTTTATGGAAGCGTGTGTCATGATAATAGCACCCTTCTTTATTATTAAAATTGGTGCGAAAAATGCATTAATCTATTGCGGTTGTATCATGTCCATCCGTATTATCGGGTCTGGTTTTGCGGATGACGCAGTTGTAATTATTTTATTAAAACTCATGCATGCATTGGAGGTTCCAATCCTGCTTGTTGCTATTTTCAAATATATTAATGAACATTTTAACGCAGAATTATCGGCAACTATTTACCTTATTGCTTTTCAATTTTCAAAACAAGTTGGCGCTACTTTTTTGTCTGCGATTGCTGGAAATATGTACGATACTGTAGGTTTTAAAGATGCTTATCTTTTACTAGGCTTTATCGCTTTATTTTTTACAATTATATCTGTTTTCACATTGTCGGGCAGTTCTAGAATCAGGAAAAATCCTTCGATTACTGAAACCGCTTAA
- a CDS encoding flavin-containing monooxygenase → MGIFDVVVVGAGQAGLAMGYYLKQKNLSFVLPYANNKIGDSWRKRYESLVLFTNRNYSSLPGLKMSGDQEGYPSKNEMADYLEQYVSHFDLPVKTNTPVIKVEKKDDIFMITTNQGNIQSTQVIIASGAFQKPFIPAIVKKNGETEPFQIHSSSYDSPKQLNEGSVLVVGGGNSGAQIAVELAKEKSVTLAVSHPLKFLPLRFLGKSTFHWLDFLGLLYAGINTKRGNGLVNKVILSLAMS, encoded by the coding sequence ATGGGAATCTTTGATGTTGTAGTAGTTGGAGCAGGTCAGGCAGGATTAGCTATGGGGTATTATTTGAAGCAGAAAAATCTATCTTTTGTATTACCTTATGCAAACAATAAAATAGGTGATTCGTGGAGAAAAAGGTACGAATCACTTGTTTTATTTACAAATCGAAATTATAGCTCGTTACCTGGATTGAAAATGAGCGGCGATCAGGAAGGATATCCGAGCAAAAATGAAATGGCTGATTATTTAGAGCAGTATGTTTCCCATTTTGATTTACCAGTAAAAACAAATACCCCAGTTATAAAAGTAGAAAAGAAAGATGACATATTTATGATTACAACAAACCAAGGTAATATTCAATCTACACAAGTGATCATTGCTTCAGGCGCATTTCAAAAACCATTTATCCCCGCGATTGTTAAAAAGAATGGTGAGACAGAGCCCTTTCAAATCCATTCTTCGTCTTACGATTCGCCAAAGCAATTAAATGAAGGCTCTGTTCTAGTCGTTGGAGGGGGAAATTCTGGAGCACAAATTGCGGTTGAACTTGCTAAAGAAAAAAGTGTCACCTTGGCAGTGAGCCACCCATTAAAATTTTTACCCTTACGCTTTTTAGGAAAAAGCACATTTCATTGGTTAGACTTCTTAGGTTTATTGTATGCAGGAATCAATACTAAAAGGGGAAATGGTTTAGTAAACAAAGTGATCCTATCTTTGGCTATGAGTTGA
- a CDS encoding GNAT family N-acetyltransferase — protein MMQNTLTVRTMKEEDWEAVQTIYIKGIETGNATFETEAPSWEKWDIDHLQFGRLVALQGNQIVGWVALSPYSSRPVYRGVAGVSIYIDPEFSGKKVGSSLMKNLIEECEKEGFWTLQSGIFPENQASLSLHQKFGFREVGRREKIGKLDGKWRDVLLLEKKLPSK, from the coding sequence ATGATGCAAAACACACTAACTGTTCGAACGATGAAGGAAGAAGATTGGGAAGCAGTTCAGACGATCTACATAAAAGGGATAGAAACGGGAAATGCCACGTTTGAAACAGAAGCGCCTTCATGGGAGAAATGGGATATTGACCATTTGCAATTCGGTCGATTAGTAGCTTTGCAAGGCAATCAAATTGTTGGCTGGGTTGCTCTCAGCCCATATTCAAGCCGTCCGGTATATCGCGGAGTGGCCGGAGTAAGTATTTATATTGATCCAGAATTCAGCGGGAAGAAGGTCGGATCCAGCCTTATGAAAAATCTGATAGAAGAGTGTGAAAAAGAAGGGTTTTGGACTCTGCAATCAGGTATCTTTCCCGAAAACCAAGCAAGCCTATCCTTGCACCAAAAATTCGGATTCCGCGAAGTTGGACGAAGAGAGAAAATCGGGAAGTTGGATGGAAAGTGGCGAGACGTCTTGCTTCTTGAGAAAAAATTGCCTTCTAAGTAA
- a CDS encoding SDR family NAD(P)-dependent oxidoreductase: MKKAIVLGATGGVGNPITAELVKRGIETVAFGRSADKLERLANELGNPSLLKLKTGDAFKPEDIVKAAAGADVIFHSANIPYHEMEARLLPLGEAVMKAAELIEAKVVVVDGIYPYGKRTSTQKATEVHPKRPHTRKGKVRLAYEELIFNSRWRGAKPLIVRLPDYYGPSAQASYLNVTMEAIAAGKPTAFIGNMNIPREYVYLPDAARMIVEIASRDASYGQNWHIPGPGVISGHDLVKIAQKASGKRKPVFPLGRISLSLIGMFNPVMKEVVEMLYLTEEPFVLSGEKYEREIGPIAWTPHEQAIEETIRTLMNRNRAADTQPVN, from the coding sequence ATGAAAAAAGCAATCGTATTAGGTGCAACAGGCGGCGTTGGGAATCCGATTACGGCAGAATTGGTGAAAAGAGGAATCGAGACGGTAGCGTTTGGCCGGTCTGCTGATAAACTCGAGAGACTTGCAAATGAACTTGGCAATCCGTCATTGTTAAAGCTAAAAACTGGGGATGCGTTTAAGCCAGAGGATATCGTGAAGGCTGCTGCAGGGGCAGATGTAATTTTCCACAGTGCGAATATACCCTATCATGAAATGGAAGCGCGGCTTTTGCCACTCGGGGAAGCTGTGATGAAAGCTGCCGAGCTGATAGAGGCAAAGGTTGTTGTTGTGGATGGTATCTATCCATACGGAAAAAGAACTTCCACACAAAAAGCAACAGAAGTTCATCCAAAACGTCCTCACACACGCAAGGGAAAAGTTAGGCTTGCCTATGAGGAGCTGATTTTCAATTCGCGCTGGCGAGGTGCAAAGCCTCTCATAGTGCGGCTCCCGGATTACTATGGACCTTCCGCACAAGCATCGTATCTCAACGTTACAATGGAGGCAATCGCAGCCGGCAAACCGACTGCATTTATCGGGAACATGAACATCCCTCGTGAATACGTCTACCTGCCTGATGCGGCACGTATGATTGTAGAAATCGCCAGTAGGGATGCTTCTTACGGGCAAAATTGGCATATCCCAGGTCCTGGCGTCATTTCAGGCCATGATTTGGTGAAAATCGCACAGAAAGCTAGCGGAAAACGTAAGCCTGTCTTTCCTCTAGGACGCATCAGCCTGTCGCTGATTGGAATGTTCAATCCGGTGATGAAAGAGGTAGTAGAGATGCTTTACCTCACAGAAGAGCCGTTTGTATTGAGCGGTGAAAAGTATGAACGGGAGATAGGACCGATAGCGTGGACTCCTCACGAGCAAGCGATTGAGGAAACGATTCGTACGTTGATGAACAGGAACAGAGCTGCTGACACGCAGCCTGTTAATTGA
- a CDS encoding heavy metal translocating P-type ATPase, with amino-acid sequence MSNAQQKTYRVQGFSCANCAATFEKNVKQLEGVEDAQVNFGASKLTVKGDTTIAELEKAGAFENLIVRDEKEQAVKREPFWKQKENIKVYISAILLFLSWFIGVQYGEEALLSVIGYAASILIGGYSLFKTGLNNLVRLRFDMKSLMTVAILGAAAIGEWGEGALVVILFAVSEALERYSMDKARQSIQSLMNIAPKEALIRRGDKEITILVDDVRIGDVMIVKPGQKLAMDGIVIKGISTLNQAAITGESIPVTKTMDDEVFAGTLNEEGLLEVRVTKRVEDTTLAKIIHLVEEAQAERAPSQAFVDKFAKYYTPAIIFIAFLIAIAPPLITDGNWSDWIYRGLAVLVVGCPCALVISTPVSIVTAIGNAAKNGVLIKGGVHLEEAGALQVIAFDKTGTLTKGVPAVADVITLSGSEKDWLAITAAIEKGSQHPLASAIIRKAEQDNLSFHPIEIANFQSLTGKGVKAEIDGTTYYVGSPKLFGELNQGSINQGTNHKIIELQKQGKTVIALGTSQKILQLITIGDEVRASSKEVIQKLHEIGIQKTVMLTGDNEATAEAIGKEVGVSEIKSELLPQDKLTYVKELRKNHKKTAMVGDGVNDAPALAASSVGVAMGGAGTDTALETADIALMSDDLRKLPYTIKLSRKALAIIKQNITFSLAIKVIALLLIAPGWLTLWLAIFADMGATLLVTLNSLRLLKVME; translated from the coding sequence ATGTCTAACGCACAGCAAAAAACGTATCGAGTTCAAGGATTTAGCTGTGCGAATTGTGCAGCCACCTTTGAAAAAAATGTGAAACAGCTTGAAGGCGTTGAAGATGCGCAAGTGAATTTCGGAGCTTCAAAGCTAACTGTCAAAGGAGATACCACGATTGCAGAGCTTGAAAAAGCCGGGGCATTTGAAAATTTAATAGTGCGTGACGAGAAGGAACAGGCAGTAAAACGAGAACCGTTCTGGAAGCAAAAAGAAAACATAAAAGTATATATTTCTGCAATTTTGTTGTTTCTTAGTTGGTTTATTGGAGTGCAGTACGGAGAAGAAGCGTTATTATCTGTTATCGGTTACGCTGCATCGATCTTAATCGGGGGATACTCTTTATTTAAAACAGGACTCAACAATTTAGTCCGTTTAAGGTTTGATATGAAATCACTCATGACAGTTGCCATTTTAGGCGCAGCCGCGATTGGGGAATGGGGCGAAGGGGCACTAGTTGTTATTCTTTTTGCTGTAAGTGAAGCCTTAGAGCGATATTCTATGGATAAAGCCCGTCAATCGATTCAGTCCCTGATGAATATTGCACCGAAAGAAGCGTTAATTCGACGTGGAGACAAAGAGATTACAATACTTGTTGACGATGTGAGAATTGGCGACGTAATGATAGTTAAACCCGGACAAAAACTAGCGATGGATGGAATCGTTATAAAAGGAATTTCGACTTTGAATCAGGCGGCCATCACTGGAGAGTCTATCCCGGTAACAAAAACAATGGATGATGAAGTATTTGCCGGTACGTTGAATGAAGAAGGTTTGTTAGAGGTTCGGGTAACAAAGAGAGTGGAGGATACTACTCTCGCAAAAATCATTCACCTGGTTGAAGAAGCTCAAGCTGAACGCGCACCATCACAAGCGTTTGTTGATAAATTTGCTAAATACTATACGCCGGCCATTATCTTTATTGCGTTCTTGATTGCAATTGCTCCTCCGTTAATAACTGACGGAAATTGGAGTGACTGGATTTATCGCGGCTTAGCGGTGTTAGTCGTAGGCTGTCCTTGTGCATTGGTTATTTCAACCCCTGTTTCGATTGTAACTGCGATCGGAAATGCAGCTAAGAACGGCGTATTAATCAAAGGTGGAGTTCACTTAGAAGAAGCCGGGGCATTACAGGTGATTGCTTTTGATAAAACAGGCACGCTTACAAAAGGCGTGCCGGCTGTTGCAGATGTCATTACCTTATCCGGGAGTGAAAAAGACTGGCTGGCAATTACGGCAGCGATTGAAAAAGGCTCGCAGCATCCGCTGGCATCGGCTATTATTAGAAAAGCTGAACAAGACAATTTGTCATTTCACCCGATCGAAATTGCAAATTTCCAATCGCTGACCGGGAAAGGTGTAAAAGCCGAAATAGACGGTACAACCTATTATGTAGGCAGTCCGAAATTATTTGGTGAATTGAATCAAGGATCCATCAATCAAGGAACGAATCACAAAATCATTGAGCTGCAGAAACAAGGGAAAACAGTGATCGCTCTAGGAACTTCTCAAAAGATCTTGCAATTAATCACGATTGGCGATGAAGTAAGGGCCTCTTCTAAAGAAGTGATTCAAAAGCTTCATGAAATCGGGATTCAAAAAACGGTCATGTTAACTGGAGATAACGAGGCAACTGCAGAAGCAATCGGCAAGGAAGTCGGCGTTTCAGAAATAAAATCAGAGCTCTTGCCGCAGGATAAATTGACTTATGTAAAAGAGCTTCGGAAAAATCATAAAAAGACAGCAATGGTTGGAGATGGAGTGAACGATGCCCCTGCGCTTGCTGCTTCCTCTGTAGGCGTTGCGATGGGCGGCGCGGGAACGGACACGGCACTTGAAACTGCTGATATTGCGCTGATGTCTGATGATTTACGCAAGCTGCCATATACCATTAAATTAAGCCGTAAAGCATTAGCGATCATAAAGCAAAACATAACGTTCTCGTTAGCAATAAAAGTCATTGCGTTGTTACTCATTGCTCCCGGATGGCTGACCTTATGGCTGGCTATTTTTGCAGATATGGGGGCGACACTTCTCGTCACACTTAATAGTTTGAGGCTGTTAAAGGTCATGGAGTGA